The DNA region GCTTGGGCATGGGGAGCGCCGCCGGATCGGGCACGGCGGCGAAGGCGGCGGTGTCGATCCCATTGGCGATGCGGTGGACACGCCGTGCGGGCTGGCCCCACACCTCGCGCGCGGTGGCTTCCAGCCCGGACGAAGGCACGATCACGGCCTCCGCCCCGCCCAGCGCGGCGCGGCGATAGAGATTGCGCGTGGGTTTGAGCCGCTCGGCCTCGTCCTCATTGAAGCCGTCTTCGTGATGCACCAGTGGCGGCAGACCGAAGGCGCGCGCGAACACCCGGTGCGCCATAACCACATCCATCGCGCCCCAGTTATAGGTGCAGACGAGATCGAACCCTCGCATCGCCCGCGCCAGACGCGCCAGCCGTGCAGGAGTGGGCTTGCCTTTCAGCGAGGGAAAGTCATGCGGATAATCCACTGGCACGCCCGGATGGATCAGCGCGGCGGCGGCCATCGCGACCGGCTCGGCGGAGATGATGGTGTGGTGAAGGCGGTGCCCCCACGCGTTCATCAGCCGGGCGCAGCGCACTTCTTTGCCGCCGGCACTGAAGGTCGAATGGAGGTGCAGGATCCGGGGAACACCCCCGGAGGTCTGGCTCACTCCACCCCGTCCAGCAGGTCGAGGATCGCGGCGCGCACCTCGGGTTCGTCCAGCGTCGGCGCATGGCCAACGCGCGGGACGGTGATCGTCCGCATCGCCGGATTGCGCACGCCCATCTGAGCAACCGTGTCGGCGCTGAGCAGATCGGACAGACCGCCGCGCACCAGCAGCATCGGCACATCGCGCAAGGCTTCAAAGGCGAGCCACAGGTTGGCTGGCGCCGCATTGCCCGGTTTGGCGAAGGGTTCAGCAATCGCCATGTCGTAGTCGAAGCTGATCCGCCCGTTCTGCGTCACCACCATCGTCCGCTTGGCCATTTCAAGCCACTGGTCGATGTCGTAATCAGGGAAGGCCGCGCCGTGCGCTTCGGCAAGGCCGCGCGCCGCGTGAACCCAGGTGGGATAGCTGCGGCCCTGCCCGACATAGCCCGAAATGCGCGCCAGCCCCTCGGCATCCACCACCGGGCCAATGTCATTCATCACCACCGCCGCCATCCGGCCGGGCGCGCCATGCGCCATCAGCATCGTCATCAGCCCGCCCATCGACGTGCCGATCGCCACGAAGCGGGTGATGCCCTGTTCGGCCAGCAGCTTTTCCACATCCGCGACATAGGTGACGGGGGAATAGGTGTCCGAATCCGGCGCGTAATCGCTTTCCCCGCGCCCGCGCATCTCTGTCACGATCACCCGGCGGGTGGCTGACAGCGCCTCGGCGAGCCCGGCAAAATCACGGGCATTGCGGGTGAGGCCGTGCATACACAGCACCGGGCACAGGGTGCTCCCCTCCGGGCCGGGATAGTTGCGATAATGCAGGTTCAATCCATCGCTGCTGGTCCAGAAGCGATCTTCGTATGTGGCGGCCATGACCGGCGATATTCCCTTTGGTCCAAGTGGCGCGCGCCTTGCGCTGCGCTACGCTTGTCCCCACTATCGCGGGATGAGCGAGCCTGTGCAACACCCGCCTGAAAATCACCCCTCCGCAATCTATCAGGGCGATCCTGCAATCTTGGCTCTGGCAGATTGGCTGGGCGACGCGGTGGCCCCGGCTGACTTCCCCGAGACGCGGCTGCGCTGGCGCAATGACCGGGCGGCGGCGAGCGTCGGGTTGGCGGAACTTTCGGACGCGGATTGGGCGGCGCATTTCGGGCGGTTCCAGCCCTTGCCGGATAACCTCCCCCGCCCGCTGGCGCTGCGCTATCACGGGCACCAGTTCCGGGTCTACAATCCCGAGATCGGCGACGGGCGCGGGTTCCTGTTTGCGCAGCTGCGCGATGCGTCCGGCCGGTTGATGGACCTCGGCACCAAGGGTTCAGGCACCACTCCGTGGAGCCGCGCGGGCGACGGGCGGCTGACGCTGAAAGGGTCAGTGCGCGAGATTTTGGCGACCGAGATGCTCGAAGCGCTTGGCGTCCATACCTCAAGAACCTTCAGCGTGATCGAGACGGGCGAGCGGCTGTGGCGGGGGGACGAGCCATCGCCAACCCGTTCCGCCGTGCTGGTGCGCCTGTCGCATTCGCACATCCGCATCGGCACCTTCCAGCGGCTGCTGGCGCTGGAGCAGGCGGACGAGATGGCGGCGCTGATCGACTATTGCCTCACCCACTTCCCCGGCCCGCCTCCGCCCGAGGATGCGCCGGGCCGGGACGAGCCTGCGATCCGGCTGATGCACAATGTCGTCGAGCGCATGGCCGATCTCGCCGCCAGCTACATGGTCGCAGGCTTTGTCCACGGCGTGCTCAACACCGATAACATGAACGTGACGGGCGAAAGTTTCGACTACGGCCCGTGGCGCTGGCTGCCCGAATGGGAGCCGGACTTCACCGCCGCCTATTTCGATCACGCGGGCCTGTATTCCTTCGGCCGCCAGCCCGAGGCGCTGCATTGGAATTGCGGTCAGCTGGCGGTCGCGCTCCGCCTCCATGCCGAGACCGCGCCGCTGGTCGCCGCGCTCGAACGGTTCGGGCCGCTGTACATGGCTGCGGTGGCGCGGCGGTGGTGCTGGCGGCTGGGCGTGGTGCCGCAGGGGCTTGAGGCCGACACGCAAGTGGTCGCTGCCTGCGAAGCGGCGATGCGCGACAGCAAGGCGCAGCCCGATGCCTTCTTCTTCGACCATCGCGGCGGGCGCCGCCCTGCGACGGGTGCCGTGGCCGAAGCACTGGCGGGTTACGAGCCAGTCGCAGAGACGCATCCATATTGGAGCGATCCCGCCCCCCAATCCATGCTGATCGACGAGGTCGAGTCGATCTGGGCCGCCATCGCCGAGGGTGACGACTGGGCTCCACTCACCGCCAAGGTCGCCGCGCTACGCCGCATGGGCGCTGCCCACGGCGCTGCGCCGATCCCTGCCGGTCATGGATAGCCAGCACCGCCCCTATCTTTTCCGCCCCAGCCGCGATAGGGCGCAAGGTGACTGCGGGGGCAAATCGATCAGGCGGATAGCGGCACAATGAACGGCGACGCGACCGACAATATCCTAATCTCCACCGAACCGGCCAGCGGTGAGGAATTGTGGCGCGGGCCGATCAGCGATGTCGATGCGGCGGTCAGCACCGCGCGCCGCGCCTGGGCCGCCTGGGCTGCGCGCGCGCTGACCGACCGGATCGCGGTGATGCGCACCTTCTCCAATATCGTGAAGCGTGACAACGAAGAGCTCGCCACGCTGATCGCGCGCGAGGCGGGTAAGCCGCTGTGGGAAGCCCGCAGTGAAGTCGATGCGGTGGTGAACAAGGTCGATATCGCGGTGCAGGCCTATGCCGAGCGCACCGGCAAGAAGAAGTTCGATTCCGGGATCAATGGCAGCGCCGCCGTCCGCCACAAGCCGCACGGGGTGATGGCGGTGCTCGGCCCCTATAACTTCCCCGCGCACCTGCCCAATGGCCACATCGTCCCGGCGCTGATTGCGGGCAATGCGGTGCTGTTCAAGCCTTCGGAAAAGACCCCCGCAGTGGGCGAGGCATTGGTGGCAGCCTTCCACCGCGCAGGCGTGCCTGAAGACGTGATCCAGCTCGTCATCGGCGGGCCAGAGGAAGGCAAGGCGCTGGTCGCCCATCCGGGGATCGATGGGGTGCTGTTCACCGGATCAGCGCAGGCGGGGATCGCGATCAACCGCAAGCTCGCCAGCAATCCGGGCAAGATCGTCGCGCTGGAAATGGGCGGCAACAATCCCATCGTGGTGATCGACACGCCCAAGCTGGCCGATGCCGCTGCGGTCATCCTCCAGAGCGCTTTCACCAGCGCCGGGCAGCGCTGCACCGCTGCGCGCCGGTTGATCGTGAAAGAGAGCATCTACGACGATCTGATGGCCGAACTGGTCCCGATGGCGCGCAAGCTGATGGTCGGCGACCCGATGGGCGAACCCCAACCCTTCATGGGGCCGGTGATCGACAACGAGACCGCCGATCGCCTGTCCGAAAGCTTCGTCGCGCTGATCACCGCCGGGGGCCGCGCGCTGCTGCATATGCGCCGCAGCGTGCCTGACCTGCCGTTCCTCAGCCCCGGCATCATCGATGTCACCGACATTCCCGACCGGCCCGATATCGAGCTGTTCGGCCCCCTGCTGCAAGTGATCCGCGTCCCCGATTTCGACACCGCGATTGCCGAGGCGAACAACACCCGCTTTGGCCTGTCGGCGTCGCTAATCGGGGGCAGTCCCGAGGATTACGGGCGGTTCTGGGCCAATATCCGCGCCGGGATCATCAACTGGAATTCGCCCACCAACGGCGCTTCGTCCAAGGCCCCGTTCGGCGGGATCGGCCTGTCAGGCAATCACCGCCCGGCGGCCTATTACGCCGCCGATTACTGCGCCTATCCGGTCGCTAGCACCGAGATGGACCAGCCGCGCGCCACAATCATGGTCGGCCTGCGTTCCTGATTCTTCGGCCTGATTTTCACGGTGCGCGGTAGATCAGTAGCACCCCGGTGAGGCCATTGGCGGCGGTGCGGATATGGACCAACAAGGTCTCCCCGCCCGCATCTGCGGCGGCGATGATGTCCTCCGGCTCGGCATAGCGCAGCACTCTGAGGCCACCGCGCAGCGCCTCGGTATAGTGATATTGCAGCACATCCTCGCGCGGGGCGACACTGTGATAGCGGATAATGCGCAGCCCGCATTTGTCGCCATCGGCCCCGCCCGCCTGCATCACCATAGCGCTTGGCGGGATGGCGGCGACCTGCGGCAAGTCGGCGGCGAGCGCGAAGTCCTCGACCAGCTGGCGCTCGCACACGGCCGGAGCGCCCACTGCGGCGAGCAGATCGGCGGCGCTGGTCAGTGGCCCCATCTCCTTACCGCCTGCACCTCGCGCGGGCGGCGGCAATTCGGGGATCGATCCGCGTTCGAGCAGGTCAAGCCGCAGCGCCTCACGCGCCTTGCTCGTCGCTTCGGGGCTGGCGGTGATGACGGGAAGCGCGCCCGAATCGACAAAGCCGATCGCGGCGTTGGCCTCGTTCCGGCTGGCGAGATCGGGATCGCTCATCAACGGATCGTGCAGCGCGCGCGCGATCACCGGGTCGCTTGCAATCAGCGCCGCATCATTGGCGACCTCCTCGGCCGGGTCCGAGCAGGCGGCGGCCATGAGGCACATCAGGGGGACAAGCATCCGGCGCATCGGCTCGCTGTGCCACGGGATGGTTAATTTGCGCCTTACCCGGACATGAAAACGCCCCCGGAGTCCGAGGACTCCGAAGGCGCTTTCCACGAAGGCGAGGTTGCCCGCGCGCTGGCGACCATTAGGTGGGAACGGCCGCAAGAAGGTGAAACACTCGCCAGAGCCGGGATCGGCGCTAGCGGGTCTCCAAATTGTTGTTCATGTATAACGCGGTCAATCTGAACGAATCGCCCGCGCGCCTGACAGCCGCCATTCATTCGGCCAGCGCGGTCCGGGCCGCTTGCGCGGCGCCGTTGCGGCCCCTATCGCCGCCCGGCCATGACCAGCCCCACCCCTTCGCCCGCCCCTGTGGTATCCGGCCTTGCGCCAGCGCTGGGAGCCTACCTCATCTGGGGCTTCCTGCCGCTCTACCTGATCCTGGTGAAGACCGTGCCGCCGTTCGAATTCGTCGGCTGGCGGATCGTGTGGACGCTGCCGCTGTGCCTGCTGATCGTCGCCTACCGCCGTCAGTTTCCTGAACTGCTCGCCGCTTTGAAATCCCCGCGCAGTTTGCTGGCCTTGCTGGCGAGCGCGGTGCTGATCGGGATCAATTGGTTCGTCTATATCTGGGCGATCATGGCGGGCGAGGTGTTCGCGACGAGCATCGGCTATTACCTCAACCCCTTGGTCAACGTGCTGCTGGGCACGCTGGTGCTGGGCGAAAAGCTGTCGCGCCGCCAATGGCTGGCGGTCGCCATCGCTGCCGTTGCCGTAGCGCTGCTGGCGGCAGGCGCAGTGACAAGCTTGTGGATCAGCCTGACACTCGGTTTCAGCTTTGCGCTCTATGGCCTTGTTCGCAAACAGGTGGCCGTGGGCTCACTACCCGGCCTCACCATCGAGAGCGCGATCCTGCTGCTGCCCGCGGTCGGGATTGCGGCATGGTATGCGATGAGCCCGCAAGGCTCGTCCTTCGGGCAGGATTGGTGGATGAGCGGCCTCATCATCTTCTCAGGCGTCGTCACCGCCGTGCCACTGCTGCTGTTCGCGATTGCGGCGCGGCGGATGGATTATTCGACGCTGGGCTTCATCCAGTATCTCTCGCCCACGATCGTGTTCTTCCTCGGCCTGTTTGTGTTCCACCAGCCGCTGGCCCCCGCAAAACTGGCGAGCTTCGTGCTGATCTGGGTCGCGGTCGGGGTGTTCGTCTGGGATATGTGGGCCAAGCGGCGGGCGGCGGTTTAAGTCACCATTCTCCGTCACCCCCGCGCAGGCGGGGGCCCATCGAAGCTAGCTTTTGATCGCAACCCTTGGATGGATCCCCGCCTGCGCGGGGAAGACGAGGGAAGGATATAAGCTTGCTTAGCCCAGGAACTTCCACCCCAGCGTCTGGCCGCCATGCCACGGCACGATCTCCTCGCCTGTCACGTGCAAGACTGGCGGGACGGGGAATTCGGTGCGCTCCAATGTCACCTCATCCTCATTCACCGGCAGCTTGTAGAACGCCGGGCCGTGGAGCGAGGCGAAGCCTTCGAAGTGGTCGAGCGCACCTTCTTCGTCGAACACCGTGATATAGCTTTCTAGCGCCGTGGGCGCGCCGAAGATGCCGGCGCACCCACAGGCGCTTTCCTTGGCACTGCGCAGGTGCGGGGCGCTGTCGGTGCCGAGGAAGAACTTCCCCGACCCGCCCGTCGCCGCCGCTCGCAGCGCAAGCCGGTGCGTCTCGCGCTTGGCGACCGGCAGGCAGTAATTGTGCGGCTGGATGCCGCCGACCAGCATCGCGTTGCGATTGATGTGGAGATGCTGCGGGGTGATGGTCGCGGCAACCTGCGGGCCGGCTTCGTTCACGAAGTCCACTGCATCGCTGGTGGTGATATGTTCGAACACCACCCGCAGCTTCGGAAAGCTGGCAACAATGGCGCGCAAATGCCGCTCGATAAATTCTTTTTCGCGGTCGAACACGTCGACATTGTGATCCGTCACCTCGCCATGGATGCACAGCACTATGTCCTCGGCCTCCATCCGCGCCAGCACCGGGTAGAGGTTCTCAATGTTCGAAACCCCGGCGGCCGAATTGGTCGTCGCGTTGGCGGGGTACATTTTGGCGGCGGTGAAGACGCCCTCTACCGCCCCGCGCGCCAGATCGTCGGCATCGGTGCTGTCGGTGAGGTAGCAGGTCATCAGCGGAGTGAAGCTGACGCCTTCAGGCACGGCGGCGAGGATGCGGTCGCGGTAGGCTGCACCCAGCGCGGTGGTCGTCACCGGCGGGGTCAGATTGGGCATCACGATCGCGCGGGCAAACTGGCGCGCGGTGTAAGGCACCACTTCGCGAATGATCGCGCCATCGCGGAAATGCAGGTGCCAATCATCGGGGCGGCGGATCGTGAGGCGGTCAGTCATGGCTTCCCCTTAGCTTTGCGGGTGCCTATCTGTCACGCATGACTGCAACCCATTTGACCGCCCGCGCGCTGATCCGCCTCTTGCCGTTGGAAGAGGCCGAGGATGTCGCCGCCTTCCTCCAGGGCCTCGTCACCAATGACGTACAGGGGCCGCTGCCCTGCTACGCTGCGCTGCTTTCGGCGCAGGGCAAGCACCTGTTCGATTTTCTGGTGTGGACCGACCCGGCAGGCCTGCTGCTCGATTGCGAGGCAGCGTTGGCGGATGATCTGGTCAAGCGCCTGTCGATGTACCGGCTGCGCCGCAAGATCGCGATCACGCGCGAGGATGCGCTGGCGGTGCATTGGAGCGTGGACGCCCGCGCAGGCGCTGTCCCCGATCCGCGCCTCGCAGACCTCGGCTACCGCTGGCTCGCCGCGCCCGAGGGGGAACCCGCCAATGCCGCCTGGCTCGCCCACCGCCTGTCGCTCGGCGTGGCGGAGGGACGCGGGGAACTCGGCGATATCCTGTGGCTGGAAACCAACGCGGTCGAGCTGAACGGCGTCAGCTTCACCAAGGGTTGCTATGTGGGTCAGGAAAACACCGCCCGGATGAACTGGCGGCAGAAGGTCAACCGGCGGCTGGTCGTCGTGCCGCTTGCCGGATCGGATGAGGCGCGGCGCGTGGCGACCTATCCCGAGCTCGGGCTGGCTGTCGATCATCTGCGGGTGGAGAACCTCGATCCCGCTGCCCTGCCCGCTTGGCAGCGCGCGGGTTTGACGAGCGAAGCCTAAGCCTTCTGGTGTCCGGCGAGACTCGCTTCGAGCATCGCGGTCGCCCGCTCACGCGCGGCATCGCGCGGCAGTTCGAGCGACTTGGCCAGCGCCCCGCCGATCAGTGCATCGCCCAACGCCATCAGCACCAGTGACAGCGTATCGCGGTGCAGCCGCCGCTCGGCCAGATGCTCCTCCGGCTCATCCGGAGCGAGCTCATCGAGCAGTTCATGGATGGTCGAAATGATCGGATCGAGCGCATCATCATTGCCCGTCAGCAGCATCCAGCTGGTGAGCGCTCCCGCCCCTTCACGGTCGAAAGCATCGAAGGCGAGATCCACCACCTCACGCGCCGAACCCATCCCAGCACGGCTGGCGTGAACGGCTTGCAGGATCGTCTCGCACACGGTGCGCGCGATGTGTTCCGCCAGCGCCTTTTGCAGGCCGGATGCCGAGCCGAAATGGTGCAGCAGGTTTGCGTGCGTGCGCCCGATCCGGGCCGAGACCGCCTTCAGCGTCACCGCCTGCGGCCCGGTCTCGATCAGCAGCGCACGCGCGGCGGCGAGCGCAGAACTGCGGGATTCCTCGGGCGTTAACCGTTTGCGACTGACCATAGGAGCGCCGCACTAATCGGTTTTGCGGTTGCGAACAAGGTGGCGGGAGGTCGGCGCGGTGTCAGGCTGCGCGGGCAAATGGAGCCGGGTCCATGTCCGCCTCCAGATCGAGCGCGTACTCGACCGATTCGACCGCGCCGCCGCGCGCCAGGCTATGCCGGCCGCCCGTCCGGCCCGTTGGCACGAAGCCGAGCTTGCGCAGCACCTTGCCCGAGGCGGGGTTGTCCACAAAGTGTCCCGCCGTCACCCGCCTGTGGCCCAGCGTGCGGGCAATCCGCAGCACCGCGCCAGCCGCTTCGGTGGCATAGCCGCGGCCCCAGTGGTCGCGCGCGATCCAGTACCCGATCTCGGGCTGGCCTTCATGTTCGCCCATCCCGGCCGAACCGATCACGCCAACGCCGGGCAGGGTCACGAGGAAGTGCGGCAGGCGCATATCCTGCGGCAGCGCGGCGAAGCTGCGCGCATCGTCCATGCCATAGGGCCACGGCGCGCGCGCCAGATTGCGCACAACCGCCTCGTCATTGATGCCCGCCAGAATGGCCTCGCAATCCTCAGGGAATGCGGGTCTCAGGAACAGTCTTTGGCTGCGATGGAACACGAGAACTCCCTTCCTCGCCCGGCGCACCCCTAGGGGCAACGCATGACAATTTCATGGCCGCGAAACTTTGTGATTCGCGGCGTTTCGAGGGAGAAAGCAAAAAGGGAGACGGACCCCCTCTGATGAGGACGGTCCTGTCTCCCTCTTATGGCAGGTTTTGCACCTGCCGGGACCATCCTTGCCGGACGATCCCTTTATCGAATCGTCCGCTTATTCGGCGGCTTCGGCCATCGCATCTACGCTGACGTATTTGCGGCCGAGCTTGCCCGAGTGGAATCGCACCACGCCTTCGGCGAGCGAATAGAGCGTGTGATCCTTGCCCATGCCGACATTGACGCCGGGATAGACGCGGGTGCCGCGCTGACGGATGATAATGTTGCCGCCGATCACTTCCTGACCGCCGAACTTCTTCACGCCGAGGCGACGACCGGCCGAATCACGACCGTTACGCGACGAACCGCCTGCTTTCTTATGTGCCATGGTTCAGTCGCTCCTTATTCGGCCGATGCCGCGGCTTCAGCCGGCGCTTCGGTCTTGGTCTTCTTGGCGGCGGCCTTCTTGGCCGGCTTCTCTTCGGCAGCGCCGACCGACATGATGCGCAGCAGGGTCATCTGCTGGCGATGGCCGTTCTTGCGGCGATAGTTGTGACGGCGACGCTTCTTGAAAACGATCACCTTCTCGCTCTTGGCCTGAGCGATGATTTCCGCCGAAACGGTCACCTTGCTCGCGTCGGCGAGATCGTCGCCTTCGCCGGCGAGCAGGATGTCGCCCAGCGTGATGGTGTCACCGGCTTCGCCAGCGAGCTTTTCAACGGCAATCTTGTCTCCGGCGGCAACGCGGTACTGTTTGCCGCCAGTGCGCACTACAGCGAACATGGCTTTATACTCTCGTGTCTGAGCCAATCGGGAACAGCCAGGAAACGCCAAGCCAACCGAACGGCAATGCGAGGCGTGCGCGGATGCAGCCCCGGAAAGATGCGTGCCGTTAGGGGAAAGGTTGGGCCAAGTCAACGCCCGCTTGATGGGAAAGCCGCCCGAAAAGGATCATGCTCTCTGGTGTGAGGTCTCTTTGCCATCCTTCGGCGTCATGCTAACGCGGCAGGAGATTTTATGCAGGCAAATTCGAAAAACACGCTCGTTCTGGTGCTGATGGTCGCGGCGCTGGCAGGGTGCGCCGCGGATGCGGGACGCTATCCCTCGTTGGCAATGCGCCCGTTCGAAAGCGGCCCTGCGCCCGAAACCCCTGCCCCGCCCCAAGTGATTCGCCCGGCCACGCCCGCGGCACGCCTCGCTGAATTACGCGGTGCTGCCACGGCTTCGCACGCGGCCTTTCTGGCCCGCGAGGATGACGCCGGGCGACTCGTGCGCAGCGCCGCCGGTCAGCCATTCGAAAGCGCTTCGCGCGCCGCCGCATTGGTAGCCCTGGCCGACCTCGATGCGCGGCGCGGGGCGACTGCCGGCACGCTGGCCGCGCTCGACACGCTCGCCGCCGAGGCAGCCGCTGCGCTCAGCCCCGATCCGGCACTCAGCCAGACGCAAACCGAAGTCGCCGCTCTGCTCGCCCGTGAGGACGAGGGGATCGCGCGTCTGTGGAAGGCGATGGGATCATGAACCTCGCGTGCAGCACCTGCCCCGTGAACGAGACCGCCGCCTGTGCGGTGCTGACCCCGGAAGAACGCGGCGCAATGGCCGCTGCCGGGCGCACCCGCACGCTGAAGCGCGGTGAGATGCTGTTTGCCGCAGGCGATGAAGACGCCGCATGTGCCACGCTGCAATCGGGCGCCTTGAAGGTTTCAGCCATCAATCAGGACGGCAACGAGCAGATCCTCGCCCTCGTCCACCCGGCGGGCTTCATCGGCGAGCTGTTCGCGCCGTTTGCGCATCATGATGTGGTGGCGTTGACCGAAAGCCGCCTGTGCACCTTCGCCAAGCGCGACATTGAGCGCGCAATCGAGGATTACCCCGCGCTGGCCCGCGCGCTGCTGCGCCGCAGTCAGGCCGATCTGCTGGCGACCCGCAATCTGCTGGAACTGACCGGCCACGCCAGTGCCGAAGCGCGGCTTGCGGCGTTGCTCCACGATTTTGCCGCGGCGGCGAGCGAAAGCTCATGCCATCTCGCGAAGTTTTTCGAACTGCCGCTGACCCGCGGCGAGATCGCCAATATGCTCGGCCTCACCATCGAGACGGTCAGCCGCAAGCTGGGCGAATTGGAAGACATAGGCGCGATCCGGCGCGAGGGTAAGCGCGGCATCGCGCTGCTGGATGCGACGATGTTGCAGGATATCTCGGGAAGGTAAGGATTTCGGGGCGGCACCTTGGGAGAGGGTTGCCGCCCCGAGGGGAGCTTGTCAGGTCACAATCGCGGCGATCAGCGCCACGGCGAGGCCCCACACCACCAGCAGCACTGGCAGGATCAGTACCTGAATGGTCGCGTCCTTTGGCGTCAGACGTCCGGTGTTGGTCATGATCCCGCGCGTCTCGAACTCGCCGAGCGTCTGGGGTTCGGAAGCATTATCCCGCAGCCGCGTCCAAACCGCCGGGACCGCGAAGGCCGCCACGATCAGCAGCACGATAATCGCCAGCGGGATCGCCAGCACCGGGTTGGCAAAGGCCGATCCGACAATCACCAGAAAGCCGAGATAGCAGCCAACGGTCGCGCCATAGAGCGCGGTGGGGAGGCCGAAGTTGCGGTCGCTTTCGACCTGATGGCGGACAGGTACCTCGGCGGGGGCGGCAACAACGCGGGCATCACCGCGGGCGATCAGGTCGTGGACGATGTGGCTCATGGTGATCCTCCTTGATGTTGGAGGCATGATTAGCGTGCGGCGCGGGGCCTTGCTTTGACCCGGATCAAATCAGCTTTGCCAGCGGGCGAGATCGCTGTGATCCTGTTCGCGCGGTTCGATCCAGTGCCACTCGCTTTCCCCGTTTTGGGTGGCACGCTTCTCGCGCTTCCAGAACCACGCGGCGCTCTTCAAATGATCCATGCAGAAATCCACCGCATCAATCGCATCACGGCGGTGCAGCGCGGCGGCGGAGACGCAGACGATTGGCTCACCCGGGCGCATCTGGCCGACGCGGTGGACCATCAGCAGACCCATCAGCGTGAAGCGTTCAAACGCACGGTCAGCCAAGGCGTGCATCCCCGGCAGAGTCAGCGGCTCGTAATGGGTGAGCTCAAGCGCCTCGACGCCTTCATCGAAGCGCACCTCCCCCACGAAAGTGCACACCCCGCCCAGGCCCTTGTTGGCCTGCGTGAAGGGGCCGATCAGCATTCCGGGCAGGAACATCTGATCGAGCAGGCGGATGTCGCGCATCAGCCCCCCGATACCGGCGGGAGCAGCGCAATCTCGTCACCCGCGCCGGCCTGCAATTTCGCTTTGTTGGGTAGCAGCGCGCCGTTGATCGCCACGCGGATACGCGGATCGTCAAGCGCCTCGGCCAGCGCAGAAGGCAGCGCGGCCTTGAGCCCCTCCCAATCGAGCGGCTTGGACAGCGGCAGCGGTAGGTCGATGGTCGCCGCCTGTGCCAGATCGGCGAGCTTGCCGAGCA from uncultured Erythrobacter sp. includes:
- a CDS encoding glycosyltransferase; protein product: MSQTSGGVPRILHLHSTFSAGGKEVRCARLMNAWGHRLHHTIISAEPVAMAAAALIHPGVPVDYPHDFPSLKGKPTPARLARLARAMRGFDLVCTYNWGAMDVVMAHRVFARAFGLPPLVHHEDGFNEDEAERLKPTRNLYRRAALGGAEAVIVPSSGLEATAREVWGQPARRVHRIANGIDTAAFAAVPDPAALPMPKPEGQRWVGTLAGLRPVKQLPALVEACAALPPEWHLVICGEGPERAAILAAAKRYGMADRLHLPGAVDPARVVGLFDIFALSSASEQFPLSVVEAMAARLPVAAPDVGDIAAILAEPNRAFITPPKDTPALSAALARLAADPALRASLGAANQTRAQAEFGLAAMLARYTAVYVGAMGRDF
- a CDS encoding alpha/beta hydrolase; the encoded protein is MAATYEDRFWTSSDGLNLHYRNYPGPEGSTLCPVLCMHGLTRNARDFAGLAEALSATRRVIVTEMRGRGESDYAPDSDTYSPVTYVADVEKLLAEQGITRFVAIGTSMGGLMTMLMAHGAPGRMAAVVMNDIGPVVDAEGLARISGYVGQGRSYPTWVHAARGLAEAHGAAFPDYDIDQWLEMAKRTMVVTQNGRISFDYDMAIAEPFAKPGNAAPANLWLAFEALRDVPMLLVRGGLSDLLSADTVAQMGVRNPAMRTITVPRVGHAPTLDEPEVRAAILDLLDGVE
- a CDS encoding YdiU family protein, whose protein sequence is MSEPVQHPPENHPSAIYQGDPAILALADWLGDAVAPADFPETRLRWRNDRAAASVGLAELSDADWAAHFGRFQPLPDNLPRPLALRYHGHQFRVYNPEIGDGRGFLFAQLRDASGRLMDLGTKGSGTTPWSRAGDGRLTLKGSVREILATEMLEALGVHTSRTFSVIETGERLWRGDEPSPTRSAVLVRLSHSHIRIGTFQRLLALEQADEMAALIDYCLTHFPGPPPPEDAPGRDEPAIRLMHNVVERMADLAASYMVAGFVHGVLNTDNMNVTGESFDYGPWRWLPEWEPDFTAAYFDHAGLYSFGRQPEALHWNCGQLAVALRLHAETAPLVAALERFGPLYMAAVARRWCWRLGVVPQGLEADTQVVAACEAAMRDSKAQPDAFFFDHRGGRRPATGAVAEALAGYEPVAETHPYWSDPAPQSMLIDEVESIWAAIAEGDDWAPLTAKVAALRRMGAAHGAAPIPAGHG
- the astD gene encoding succinylglutamate-semialdehyde dehydrogenase, whose protein sequence is MNGDATDNILISTEPASGEELWRGPISDVDAAVSTARRAWAAWAARALTDRIAVMRTFSNIVKRDNEELATLIAREAGKPLWEARSEVDAVVNKVDIAVQAYAERTGKKKFDSGINGSAAVRHKPHGVMAVLGPYNFPAHLPNGHIVPALIAGNAVLFKPSEKTPAVGEALVAAFHRAGVPEDVIQLVIGGPEEGKALVAHPGIDGVLFTGSAQAGIAINRKLASNPGKIVALEMGGNNPIVVIDTPKLADAAAVILQSAFTSAGQRCTAARRLIVKESIYDDLMAELVPMARKLMVGDPMGEPQPFMGPVIDNETADRLSESFVALITAGGRALLHMRRSVPDLPFLSPGIIDVTDIPDRPDIELFGPLLQVIRVPDFDTAIAEANNTRFGLSASLIGGSPEDYGRFWANIRAGIINWNSPTNGASSKAPFGGIGLSGNHRPAAYYAADYCAYPVASTEMDQPRATIMVGLRS
- the rarD gene encoding EamA family transporter RarD, with amino-acid sequence MTSPTPSPAPVVSGLAPALGAYLIWGFLPLYLILVKTVPPFEFVGWRIVWTLPLCLLIVAYRRQFPELLAALKSPRSLLALLASAVLIGINWFVYIWAIMAGEVFATSIGYYLNPLVNVLLGTLVLGEKLSRRQWLAVAIAAVAVALLAAGAVTSLWISLTLGFSFALYGLVRKQVAVGSLPGLTIESAILLLPAVGIAAWYAMSPQGSSFGQDWWMSGLIIFSGVVTAVPLLLFAIAARRMDYSTLGFIQYLSPTIVFFLGLFVFHQPLAPAKLASFVLIWVAVGVFVWDMWAKRRAAV
- the pyrC gene encoding dihydroorotase, whose protein sequence is MTDRLTIRRPDDWHLHFRDGAIIREVVPYTARQFARAIVMPNLTPPVTTTALGAAYRDRILAAVPEGVSFTPLMTCYLTDSTDADDLARGAVEGVFTAAKMYPANATTNSAAGVSNIENLYPVLARMEAEDIVLCIHGEVTDHNVDVFDREKEFIERHLRAIVASFPKLRVVFEHITTSDAVDFVNEAGPQVAATITPQHLHINRNAMLVGGIQPHNYCLPVAKRETHRLALRAAATGGSGKFFLGTDSAPHLRSAKESACGCAGIFGAPTALESYITVFDEEGALDHFEGFASLHGPAFYKLPVNEDEVTLERTEFPVPPVLHVTGEEIVPWHGGQTLGWKFLG
- a CDS encoding folate-binding protein is translated as MTATHLTARALIRLLPLEEAEDVAAFLQGLVTNDVQGPLPCYAALLSAQGKHLFDFLVWTDPAGLLLDCEAALADDLVKRLSMYRLRRKIAITREDALAVHWSVDARAGAVPDPRLADLGYRWLAAPEGEPANAAWLAHRLSLGVAEGRGELGDILWLETNAVELNGVSFTKGCYVGQENTARMNWRQKVNRRLVVVPLAGSDEARRVATYPELGLAVDHLRVENLDPAALPAWQRAGLTSEA